The region AAAAGCTGAAGATAAAGTAGATGCCTTGTATAGAGATCAGAATAAATGGCTTGAGATGTCTACTATAAATATTGCACATTCAGGAGACTTCTCAAGTGACAATACTATAAAAAATTACGCCGAAGATATTTGGCATGTTAATCCTGTAAATATAAAATTAAAAGAATAAACTTTAGCTCTATTTTAAAATTTTTACACAAACTCATATAAATTAATTATGACCTCAAATATTTCTATAAAATTAATATATAGTAAGTCCAGAATTGCTACTCTTTTGTAGTAAACTCTGGACTTCTCTATTTTCAAGTTCCCAAATAAACGATTATTCCTTTAAATCCTTAATATTCACAATAAAATGCTCATTTGTCCTTATGGATTTAACCTGTATTTCTCCATCCTTATCTGTACTTATTGGTTCAAGCCATACAGGATCATTTTTATAATTCACATTAATAACACCCTTAGATGAAAGTATTTCTTTTACCCGTTTTTTATCCACTCTTATCTCCTCCCATATAGTAGTTCTTCCATTTTTCTTAGGAATTTATACATACCCTATACAGCATCACCCTCTAATGTTCTTCCATCATAATCACTTTTGCATAAAGCAATAAGCTGCATAGGATTTCCCTTTGCAGCTTATAAATTTTACTTATATTCTTTTAAATCTTCCGTACCTTCTAAAACTCTTAAAACTCCCTGAGCAAGTGCAAGCATTTCATCTTCGCCTGGATATACAACTATAGGTGCTATGAAAGAAACTTTCTTATATAAATAATCAGTCATAGTCTTACTATAGGCTATACCTCCTGTTAGTATTATAGCATCTACTTTGCCATCAAGAACTGCTGCCATTGCTCCTATATCCTTTGATACTTGATATGCCATTGCATCGTAAAGCTTTTTAGCTTCCTCATCACCTTTTAATGCTGCA is a window of Clostridium pasteurianum DNA encoding:
- a CDS encoding H-type small acid-soluble spore protein — protein: MDKKRVKEILSSKGVINVNYKNDPVWLEPISTDKDGEIQVKSIRTNEHFIVNIKDLKE